A portion of the Polaribacter cellanae genome contains these proteins:
- a CDS encoding MATE family efflux transporter, whose amino-acid sequence MKDKIRKTLKNKLFLQTIKVLLFRVSGIVLLFGFTLYLTNFYPSNIVGQYDFVRSVIFLFGSICLLGTDQSILYFKGILDSQGRSSEIRSVYIKMIKIIFFISLSLFTLICLVKESIFIDFFRDVNIYRILLYSFSLLFFYSISTLNSEVMRTLDMISMSELFRNIVKYIPVFLGSLVLFYIDKKELLIYVFLFGFVLIAMVSSILIFWRFSKLKNREIKGSIISTRQVFNKSYPIAISSMAFFLLLSIDVMFLKKYRNNSIVAYYSVAVKFVLIISMIINAINVNASSKIAEFYKNNNFLELNKLLNNSARIIFLLSLPLILSIFLFSEKILSFFGENYIEAKYPLLIMVFSQGFCTLFGSVTVYLNMTGRQNIFKNILLGAVIINFLLNLILIPNYGMVGASIAFSCSLVFWNILSAIIIYRKDNIKIFAKF is encoded by the coding sequence ATGAAAGATAAGATTAGAAAAACCTTGAAAAACAAATTGTTTCTACAAACTATTAAAGTTTTACTTTTTAGGGTTTCTGGTATAGTATTACTATTTGGCTTTACACTTTATCTTACAAATTTTTACCCATCAAATATCGTTGGACAGTACGATTTCGTTAGATCCGTTATTTTCTTATTTGGTAGTATATGTCTATTGGGTACAGATCAATCAATACTTTACTTTAAAGGAATTTTAGATAGTCAAGGTAGATCAAGCGAAATTCGTTCAGTCTATATTAAGATGATTAAGATAATTTTTTTTATATCTCTTAGTCTGTTTACCTTAATTTGCTTAGTAAAAGAATCGATATTTATTGATTTTTTTAGAGATGTAAATATTTACCGAATATTATTATATAGTTTTTCTTTATTATTTTTCTATTCAATATCAACTCTTAATTCAGAAGTAATGAGAACGTTGGATATGATTTCCATGTCTGAGTTATTTAGAAATATTGTAAAATATATTCCAGTATTCTTAGGTTCACTAGTTTTGTTTTATATAGATAAGAAAGAATTATTGATATATGTTTTTTTATTTGGTTTTGTTTTAATTGCGATGGTTTCATCTATTTTAATTTTTTGGAGATTTTCAAAATTAAAAAACAGAGAAATTAAAGGTAGTATAATAAGTACTAGACAAGTCTTTAATAAATCATATCCAATCGCAATTAGCAGTATGGCTTTTTTTTTATTACTAAGTATAGATGTTATGTTTCTTAAAAAATATAGAAATAATTCTATAGTAGCCTATTATAGTGTGGCAGTTAAATTTGTACTAATTATATCTATGATTATAAACGCAATAAATGTGAATGCCTCATCGAAAATTGCCGAGTTTTATAAAAATAATAATTTTTTAGAATTAAATAAACTTTTAAATAATTCTGCTAGAATTATCTTTTTGTTATCTCTACCTTTAATATTATCAATATTTTTATTTTCTGAAAAGATTTTGAGTTTCTTTGGAGAGAATTATATTGAGGCTAAATACCCATTGTTAATAATGGTTTTTAGTCAAGGTTTTTGTACTCTTTTTGGCTCAGTTACAGTATATTTAAATATGACAGGTAGGCAGAATATATTTAAAAATATTCTTTTGGGAGCAGTTATTATAAATTTCTTATTAAATCTAATTTTAATTCCAAACTATGGTATGGTTGGAGCTTCAATAGCTTTTAGCTGTAGCTTAGTTTTTTGGAATATTTTGTCTGCAATAATTATATATAGAAAAGATAATATAAAAATCTTTGCTAAGTTTTAA
- a CDS encoding glycosyltransferase, translating into MNETKVLHIVESFGGGIYTYLKNFTKFIQNDKNIYIKTYIVYSGKRKEIDSLIIDKEFPDKVKMIEIAMEREISLIEDFKSTRKIIKIIKKIRPDVIHLHSSKAGVLGRISNFFIADKIQLFYTPHGYSFVRKDISPIKKKIFYYIEKISGKIFKSTTIACGDSEFKLAKKINNSKLVRNGVFIQEKETNVKTPTNNTLLLGTVGRITEARNPRLFNDIALKYPNYNFLWIGGGELKSLLTAPNIKITGWLNEQKEVLKFLETLDIYLQTSLWEGLPIAVLEAMAHKKPVIATNIIGNKDAVLHEKTGYLFNNITEIDKYVLLLKDKLKRAEIGENGFVRCKKYFDNKKNFKQLVSLYLESSLENKL; encoded by the coding sequence ATGAACGAAACAAAGGTATTACATATTGTTGAATCTTTTGGTGGTGGAATTTATACCTATCTTAAAAATTTTACTAAGTTTATACAAAATGATAAAAACATTTACATAAAAACTTATATTGTATACAGTGGAAAAAGAAAAGAAATTGATAGTCTAATAATTGATAAAGAGTTCCCTGATAAAGTAAAAATGATTGAAATAGCAATGGAGAGAGAGATTTCTCTAATTGAAGATTTTAAATCTACACGAAAAATTATTAAAATTATTAAAAAAATAAGACCAGATGTAATTCATTTACATTCTTCTAAAGCTGGTGTGTTAGGTAGAATTTCAAATTTTTTTATTGCGGATAAAATTCAATTATTTTATACGCCACATGGATATTCTTTTGTTAGAAAAGATATTTCCCCAATTAAGAAGAAGATATTCTATTATATAGAAAAAATATCTGGAAAGATTTTTAAAAGTACAACAATAGCGTGTGGTGATTCAGAGTTTAAATTAGCTAAAAAAATTAATAACTCGAAATTGGTTAGAAATGGTGTTTTCATTCAAGAAAAAGAAACAAATGTTAAAACCCCAACAAATAATACTTTGTTACTTGGAACAGTTGGAAGAATTACTGAAGCAAGAAATCCAAGGTTATTTAATGATATTGCGCTAAAATATCCAAATTATAATTTTTTATGGATTGGTGGTGGAGAATTAAAATCATTACTAACCGCACCAAATATAAAAATAACAGGATGGTTAAATGAGCAAAAAGAAGTTCTAAAATTCTTAGAAACATTAGATATATATTTGCAAACATCTTTATGGGAAGGTTTACCTATTGCTGTTTTAGAAGCAATGGCTCATAAAAAACCTGTTATAGCAACTAATATAATTGGAAATAAAGACGCTGTTCTTCATGAAAAAACAGGATATTTATTTAATAATATTACAGAAATCGATAAATATGTATTATTACTCAAAGACAAATTAAAAAGAGCTGAAATTGGTGAGAATGGTTTTGTTAGGTGTAAAAAATATTTTGATAATAAAAAAAATTTTAAACAATTGGTCTCTCTTTATCTAGAAAGTTCTTTAGAAAATAAGCTGTAA
- a CDS encoding response regulator transcription factor: MHKIKIVLVDDHKLFLDGLSALLEKEKDIEIVDIFLDARTALEAIQINDIELLITDISMPNMNGMEFIEKIKKKHPNLKILVVSMFQQLISNNMVDGFLLKDSSKEDFIKAIKEIVLNGNAYFKNNSDITIETINKSSLTKREKEIVALIAKEKTVDEIANELFLSRMTIETHKKNIFLKLQVKTNAGLVRKALMLGFAN, from the coding sequence ATGCATAAAATAAAGATTGTATTAGTTGATGACCATAAGCTATTTTTAGATGGCTTATCTGCATTGTTGGAAAAAGAAAAAGATATAGAAATAGTAGATATATTTTTAGATGCAAGAACAGCATTAGAAGCAATTCAAATAAATGATATAGAATTGTTAATTACCGATATTTCTATGCCTAACATGAATGGTATGGAATTTATAGAGAAAATTAAAAAGAAACATCCCAATTTAAAAATATTGGTGGTTAGTATGTTTCAGCAATTAATTTCTAATAATATGGTTGACGGATTTCTATTAAAAGACTCAAGTAAAGAAGATTTTATAAAAGCAATTAAAGAAATTGTCTTGAATGGAAATGCTTACTTTAAAAACAATTCAGACATTACAATTGAAACAATTAATAAAAGCTCATTAACAAAAAGGGAAAAAGAAATTGTAGCCTTAATCGCAAAAGAAAAAACAGTAGATGAAATTGCTAATGAATTATTTTTAAGTAGAATGACTATTGAAACCCATAAAAAGAACATATTCTTAAAACTACAAGTTAAAACAAATGCGGGCTTAGTTAGAAAAGCTTTAATGTTAGGATTTGCAAATTAA
- a CDS encoding glycosyltransferase family 4 protein yields the protein MEKVLILSLGRTGSLPIYGEEIAKKIKNQSFDILISKNRLIKNKIPNSIEIKTYTNKITFLLNTFFYLPIVLLLLSPKIIKKYNTLYLPYQHLWDFPFIFLFKILNRKIVFTIHDGVLHAGERNIVSQKMTNYRIKKASEIIYLTSYVKGLVENELGYLKKHHIVPHPIIENKFFKKNTKIRNTKNLLFFGRIDKYKGVEMLIDAAQLSSKSFDKLIIAGKSQYYINFVDTNQISLIDKYLSEKEIGELLSWADVLVLPYKEASQSGVITLGIFCELPMICTNVGGFTEQLEDDECIWCNPNTESISKAIDTVFNDKTRYYSIKNKLKLKKQSLTWEKIASKIEEIIFKE from the coding sequence ATGGAAAAGGTTTTAATTCTATCATTAGGAAGAACTGGTTCGCTCCCAATTTATGGAGAGGAAATTGCAAAAAAAATTAAAAATCAAAGTTTTGATATTCTAATTTCGAAGAATAGGTTAATTAAAAATAAAATACCAAACTCAATAGAGATAAAAACTTATACAAATAAAATTACTTTTCTTTTAAATACTTTTTTTTATTTACCAATAGTACTTCTCTTATTAAGTCCTAAAATCATTAAAAAATACAATACCTTATATCTTCCTTATCAACATTTGTGGGACTTTCCTTTTATTTTTCTATTTAAAATTTTAAATAGAAAAATAGTATTTACAATTCACGATGGTGTTTTGCATGCTGGAGAAAGAAATATTGTCTCACAAAAAATGACTAATTATAGAATAAAAAAAGCTTCAGAAATTATTTATTTAACCTCATATGTTAAAGGTCTTGTAGAGAATGAATTAGGATATTTAAAAAAACATCATATTGTACCACATCCAATTATTGAAAATAAATTTTTTAAAAAAAACACAAAAATTAGAAACACAAAAAATCTTCTTTTTTTCGGAAGAATTGATAAATATAAAGGTGTGGAAATGTTAATTGATGCGGCTCAATTATCAAGCAAAAGTTTTGATAAATTGATAATAGCTGGGAAAAGTCAATATTACATAAATTTTGTCGACACTAATCAAATTAGTTTAATAGATAAGTATCTTTCCGAAAAAGAAATAGGAGAATTACTCAGTTGGGCAGATGTATTAGTTTTACCCTATAAAGAAGCTTCCCAATCTGGTGTTATTACATTAGGCATATTTTGTGAACTACCGATGATTTGTACGAATGTAGGTGGTTTTACAGAACAGCTAGAAGACGATGAGTGTATTTGGTGCAACCCTAATACAGAGAGTATTTCGAAAGCAATAGATACAGTCTTTAATGATAAGACGAGATATTATAGCATAAAAAACAAACTTAAACTTAAAAAACAAAGTTTAACTTGGGAGAAAATTGCTAGTAAAATAGAAGAAATAATATTTAAAGAATAA
- a CDS encoding O-antigen ligase family protein codes for MFFWNNKSFINGIKSIEKVVTLIIFPLIIVGNFKRVKFYKLLRSYTIISIIITFLLFIRFAIISPKFFDVYLKGKELWESGYEFAKSFGMHAPALNMHLSFISICCFWFLIEELAERKIIKTSLNLLLFGLSFFLILIVNTRLALMEVFVGVLVVILLEAKKRANFKKIFIVTFSTFILIGVIFSFYLKNNPYMKEKYSKVTFAHMDKIGNLDSIENPESTIYNSLVTRLSIWKASYEVASENLLYGVGASDSNNELFNYYKRTNQKFLERNQFPPHNQFLNSTIKFGFLGFIVVFIYIFFIAYLGYKTTNPVLLSFFIIFLLSNLVDDFLIRFDGIVFSGFWISIFTAYFLKNFLDKERPIV; via the coding sequence TTGTTTTTTTGGAATAATAAAAGCTTTATAAATGGAATAAAATCTATAGAAAAAGTAGTAACTCTTATTATATTTCCTTTAATTATTGTTGGAAATTTTAAAAGAGTTAAATTTTATAAGCTTCTTCGAAGCTATACGATTATTTCAATTATAATAACATTTCTTTTATTTATTCGTTTTGCTATCATTTCACCAAAATTTTTCGATGTTTATTTAAAAGGTAAAGAGCTTTGGGAAAGTGGTTACGAGTTTGCAAAAAGTTTTGGGATGCATGCACCAGCGTTAAATATGCATTTGTCTTTTATATCGATTTGTTGCTTTTGGTTTCTAATAGAAGAATTAGCTGAAAGAAAAATAATTAAAACGAGTTTAAATTTACTTCTATTTGGATTAAGTTTTTTCTTAATTCTTATAGTAAATACAAGATTGGCTTTAATGGAAGTTTTCGTTGGAGTATTAGTTGTTATTCTATTAGAAGCTAAAAAAAGAGCTAATTTTAAAAAGATATTTATAGTTACATTCTCTACTTTTATTTTAATTGGAGTAATTTTTTCATTTTATTTGAAAAATAACCCTTATATGAAAGAAAAATATTCTAAAGTAACTTTTGCACATATGGATAAAATTGGGAATTTAGATAGTATAGAAAATCCAGAGTCAACTATTTATAACTCACTAGTAACAAGATTATCTATATGGAAAGCATCCTATGAAGTAGCTTCGGAAAATTTGCTGTATGGAGTTGGAGCAAGTGATAGTAATAACGAATTGTTTAATTATTATAAGCGTACAAATCAAAAATTTCTTGAAAGAAATCAATTCCCTCCTCATAACCAATTTCTAAACTCTACAATAAAATTTGGTTTTTTAGGTTTTATTGTGGTTTTTATTTATATATTTTTTATAGCATACTTGGGGTATAAAACAACAAATCCTGTGTTATTGTCTTTCTTTATTATTTTTTTACTATCAAATTTAGTAGACGATTTTTTAATACGTTTTGATGGTATTGTTTTCAGTGGCTTTTGGATTTCTATCTTTACAGCTTATTTTCTAAAGAACTTTCTAGATAAAGAGAGACCAATTGTTTAA
- a CDS encoding glycosyltransferase, which produces MKEKLDITASIVLYNENLEELTKTVNCFLNIPLKKKLFLIDNTPKKKFQNIFKHEDITYIATGKNIGFGAGHNVVINSIKEVSNYHLILNPDVFFETNVILNLIKELEANDSLAMIAPKVLFPNGKHQYSCRRYPLISELLARRFFFLKSFFKQVIFKGTYRDKNLNKPFFAEYITGCFHLYNTEDFIKLNGFDERYFLYMEDVDICKKIDALGKKKLYYPNEEIVHVLKQGSSKNINLFLRHISSAIKYFSKWGI; this is translated from the coding sequence ATGAAAGAAAAACTAGACATAACAGCATCTATTGTTCTTTATAACGAAAATTTAGAAGAGTTAACAAAAACAGTTAATTGCTTTTTGAATATTCCTTTAAAAAAGAAACTTTTCCTGATAGATAATACGCCCAAAAAGAAATTTCAGAATATTTTTAAACACGAAGATATCACTTATATAGCGACTGGAAAAAATATTGGTTTTGGTGCTGGACATAATGTTGTAATAAATAGTATAAAAGAAGTTTCTAATTATCACCTTATTTTAAATCCTGATGTTTTTTTTGAAACAAACGTAATTTTAAATTTAATTAAAGAGTTAGAAGCTAATGATAGTTTAGCGATGATTGCCCCAAAAGTGTTGTTTCCAAATGGTAAGCACCAATATTCATGCAGAAGGTATCCATTAATTTCCGAATTGTTAGCAAGACGATTTTTTTTCTTAAAGTCTTTTTTTAAACAAGTAATTTTCAAAGGAACTTATAGAGATAAAAATTTAAATAAACCTTTTTTTGCTGAATATATAACTGGATGTTTTCATTTATATAATACAGAGGATTTTATAAAACTAAATGGTTTCGACGAACGTTATTTTTTGTATATGGAAGACGTAGATATTTGTAAAAAAATAGATGCCTTAGGAAAAAAGAAACTATATTATCCTAACGAAGAAATTGTACATGTACTAAAACAAGGTTCTTCGAAAAATATCAATCTATTTTTAAGACACATTTCCTCTGCAATAAAATACTTTTCCAAATGGGGTATTTAA
- a CDS encoding T9SS type A sorting domain-containing protein codes for MKNYKELILFTLSILFNVKMFSQNVSCNKTVHGKFTHIHMNCTKDILVTSLPKDSNGTIIRGVITTTGTIIIKPGNTFVRILANGAKSKGSNIQTHTTKIGSNGNVGGKASFKKKVKLVKNINVYPNKIKDFLNIRADATKIISYQLYDFLGKNIKKENLKYTNKVTVPVSEIKKGIYLLKIQLANGTQQIKKIIKN; via the coding sequence ATGAAAAATTATAAAGAATTAATCCTATTCACATTATCTATTTTATTTAATGTAAAAATGTTTTCACAAAATGTTTCTTGCAATAAGACAGTACATGGGAAATTCACACATATTCATATGAATTGTACGAAAGATATATTGGTTACATCGTTGCCAAAAGATTCTAATGGAACCATAATTAGAGGTGTAATTACAACAACTGGAACTATTATTATAAAACCTGGCAATACGTTTGTAAGAATATTGGCGAATGGTGCAAAATCTAAAGGAAGTAATATACAAACACATACTACCAAGATTGGCAGTAACGGAAATGTTGGCGGTAAAGCATCTTTTAAAAAGAAGGTGAAATTAGTTAAAAACATAAATGTGTATCCAAATAAAATTAAAGACTTTCTAAACATTCGTGCAGATGCTACCAAGATAATAAGTTACCAATTGTACGATTTTCTGGGTAAAAACATCAAAAAAGAAAATTTAAAATATACAAATAAAGTTACAGTACCAGTTTCGGAAATTAAAAAAGGAATATACCTCCTAAAAATACAATTGGCAAACGGAACCCAACAAATAAAAAAAATCATTAAAAATTAA
- a CDS encoding exopolysaccharide biosynthesis polyprenyl glycosylphosphotransferase: protein MHQIKKRYSKFVNPLLSIIDLVIITLIVYLIGDKEYLNKSFLIYTCFFWFFSAKATRFYNINRNTRLFQLLVLLIYQTIIFTLGYFTYFGFFREGEIIYNQTKILFSILITIWFFKILTFYTIRLYRSKGNNFRNIVILGNDSSTKKIKEVLVKDKDLGYRYLGFFSNKLKSNKEYLGTIKDSYLYILNNEVDEIFCSLNEVNEIDIKKIKKFANKNNKILKLIPNSKEIYNKDLSAEFYGNSLLILNVKKLPLEISENRILKRFFDIIFSILVCLFIFSWLFPIIILLIRIESKGSSIFKQTREGINGEEFLCYKFRSMYKSNSLDNGHTKKNDNRITKVGSFLRKTSIDEFPQFINVLLGQMSIVGPRPHMNIHSLKFDKEVRNYMKRKSVKPGITGLAQISGYRGEIQKKSDIENRVRLDVFYIENWSFILDLKIITQTTLNIFRGDEQAY from the coding sequence GTGCATCAAATTAAAAAAAGATATTCAAAATTTGTAAACCCTTTATTATCAATTATTGATTTAGTAATCATTACTTTAATTGTATACTTAATTGGCGATAAGGAATATTTAAATAAATCTTTTTTAATTTATACCTGTTTTTTTTGGTTCTTTTCTGCAAAAGCTACAAGGTTTTATAATATAAATAGAAATACTAGACTCTTTCAATTGTTAGTATTACTAATATATCAAACGATTATATTTACTTTAGGTTATTTTACTTATTTTGGTTTTTTTAGAGAAGGAGAAATAATTTATAACCAAACTAAAATACTATTTTCTATTTTAATAACTATTTGGTTCTTTAAGATATTAACTTTTTATACAATAAGGTTATATAGGTCTAAAGGAAATAATTTTAGAAATATTGTAATATTAGGTAATGATTCTTCAACAAAGAAAATTAAAGAAGTTTTAGTTAAAGATAAAGATTTAGGATATAGGTATTTAGGCTTTTTTTCTAATAAATTAAAATCAAATAAAGAGTATTTAGGAACTATAAAAGATAGTTACCTATATATTTTAAATAATGAAGTAGATGAAATTTTTTGCTCTTTAAACGAAGTAAATGAAATAGATATAAAGAAAATAAAAAAATTTGCTAATAAAAATAACAAGATTTTAAAATTAATTCCAAATTCAAAAGAGATATATAATAAAGATTTAAGTGCAGAGTTTTATGGAAATTCTTTATTAATTTTAAATGTAAAAAAATTACCATTAGAAATTTCTGAGAACAGAATTTTAAAAAGATTTTTTGATATTATCTTCTCTATATTAGTTTGTTTATTTATTTTTTCATGGCTATTTCCAATAATTATTCTTTTAATAAGAATAGAGTCTAAAGGCTCTAGCATTTTTAAACAAACAAGAGAAGGTATTAATGGAGAAGAATTTCTTTGTTATAAGTTTAGATCTATGTACAAATCAAATTCACTTGACAATGGACACACAAAGAAAAATGATAATAGAATTACAAAGGTTGGTTCTTTTTTAAGAAAAACTAGTATCGATGAATTCCCTCAATTTATTAACGTTCTTTTAGGTCAAATGAGTATTGTTGGTCCAAGACCTCATATGAATATACACTCTTTAAAATTCGATAAGGAAGTTCGAAATTATATGAAAAGAAAATCTGTAAAACCTGGTATTACAGGATTGGCCCAAATAAGTGGCTATAGAGGCGAAATACAAAAAAAATCGGATATCGAAAACAGAGTTCGTTTAGATGTATTTTATATCGAAAACTGGTCTTTCATTTTAGACTTAAAAATTATTACTCAGACAACTCTAAATATATTTAGAGGAGATGAACAAGCCTATTAA
- a CDS encoding tetratricopeptide repeat-containing sensor histidine kinase gives MKLVKQPFVFSVCCFFCISLIAQTKKELIKLHQEFNETVFTDFNKALKNATIAVSLSKKIKDKSLLLTSYSNLSEIFYLKKETDSAYMYNASAITLALDISDKEQLAKRYNLLGSIEKRRNNYSESLKNYERALKLAHQNSKSVVFNIKNNLARLYWATGDKINAKKSLQEALKQDYSIYKNEIADAYNILGVICLEKNKDSSLVYYNKAYYLANSSRNNYLKSTITSNLGYLYLYLNDYPKSLKYLKESEILSEEIHDKSSLHYINISLGIYYERKGDLKNAIKKYKKAIEEYGSYVDDYQKSKAYWTVSGVFYHSKKYKDAYLYLDAFLELNEKILNLEKKKEFERIRIQYEVEKKENKIALLEKENEVAKVRKKNILISFISTLILITVFILFYRNKMKKQKQLEKIHQFLAGQEKEKNRIALELHDGIGGELAGIKHILTAVNSNIENTDIKKVTENITLITNEVRLLSHTLSANYILKTPFTHLILELKNTFEISKNIEINIHIYPKNSINELTANKKHHLYRILQELIHNSCKHSKCKRIDLSFTNHIKYLSLIIEDDGIGFNVENKVDGIGLLNIKERVYKMNGFIKIESIIDKGTLILVKIPHA, from the coding sequence TTGAAACTTGTAAAACAACCTTTTGTTTTTTCTGTATGTTGTTTTTTCTGTATTTCTTTAATCGCCCAAACTAAAAAGGAGCTTATAAAGCTACATCAAGAATTTAACGAAACAGTTTTTACCGATTTTAATAAAGCTCTTAAAAATGCTACAATAGCTGTTTCTTTAAGTAAAAAAATTAAAGACAAAAGTCTTTTGTTAACTTCTTATAGTAATTTAAGTGAAATATTCTATTTAAAAAAAGAAACGGATAGTGCTTATATGTATAATGCTAGCGCAATTACTCTTGCCTTAGATATAAGTGATAAAGAGCAACTTGCTAAAAGATACAATTTATTAGGGTCTATTGAAAAAAGAAGAAATAACTATAGCGAATCTTTAAAAAACTATGAAAGAGCATTAAAACTTGCTCATCAAAATTCAAAAAGTGTTGTTTTTAATATAAAGAATAATCTTGCCAGATTGTATTGGGCAACTGGCGATAAAATAAATGCTAAAAAAAGTTTACAGGAAGCACTAAAACAAGATTATAGCATTTATAAAAACGAAATTGCAGATGCATATAATATATTAGGCGTTATTTGTTTAGAGAAAAATAAAGATAGCTCTTTAGTCTACTACAATAAAGCATATTATTTAGCAAATAGTAGCCGTAATAATTATCTTAAAAGTACTATAACATCTAATCTAGGATATCTTTATTTGTATTTAAATGACTATCCAAAATCGCTTAAATATCTAAAAGAATCTGAAATTTTAAGTGAAGAAATTCATGATAAATCCTCATTGCATTATATTAATATCTCTTTAGGAATTTATTACGAGCGCAAAGGAGATTTGAAAAATGCGATTAAAAAATATAAAAAAGCGATTGAAGAATATGGTTCTTATGTAGATGATTATCAAAAATCGAAAGCTTATTGGACAGTTTCTGGAGTTTTTTATCATTCAAAAAAATACAAAGATGCTTATTTATATTTGGATGCTTTTTTAGAACTGAACGAAAAAATATTAAATCTTGAAAAGAAAAAGGAATTTGAAAGAATTAGAATACAATATGAAGTAGAAAAAAAAGAAAACAAGATTGCTTTGTTAGAAAAAGAAAATGAGGTAGCTAAAGTTAGAAAAAAGAATATTCTTATTAGTTTTATCTCTACTCTAATCTTAATAACCGTTTTCATCTTATTTTACAGAAATAAAATGAAAAAACAGAAACAACTGGAAAAAATACACCAATTTTTAGCGGGTCAAGAAAAAGAGAAAAATAGAATTGCTTTAGAATTACATGATGGAATTGGTGGAGAGTTAGCTGGTATTAAACATATTTTAACGGCAGTAAATTCTAATATTGAAAATACAGACATTAAAAAAGTTACAGAAAATATAACTTTAATAACAAATGAAGTTCGCTTGTTATCTCACACATTAAGTGCTAACTATATTTTAAAGACTCCTTTTACCCATTTAATTTTAGAATTAAAAAATACGTTTGAAATCTCTAAAAACATTGAAATTAATATTCATATTTACCCTAAAAATAGTATTAATGAATTGACCGCTAATAAAAAACATCATTTATATAGAATTCTTCAAGAATTAATACATAATAGTTGTAAGCATTCCAAATGTAAAAGAATAGACCTTTCATTTACAAACCATATAAAATATTTATCTTTAATTATAGAGGATGATGGAATTGGATTTAATGTTGAAAATAAAGTTGATGGAATTGGACTTCTTAATATTAAAGAAAGGGTTTATAAAATGAATGGTTTTATAAAAATAGAATCTATAATTGATAAAGGGACATTAATTTTGGTAAAAATACCCCATGCATAA